Genomic DNA from Nitrosospira lacus:
TGGACAGCAACCTGTCATCGTTGCGCCAGCCGTCTGGTGGTACATCTGCGAGAAAAACAATTGCGATGCCACCATTGCGGTCACCAGGAGCGCTTCCCCTCCGCCTGCCCCAAGTGCGGCGACCAGGATATCGCGCCTTTTGGCCACGGCACGCAGCGGGTAGAAGCCGCGTTGGCCGAGCGTTTCCCCAAGGCACGAATTGTACGCATCGATCGCGACAGCATGCGCCGAAAGAATGCATGGCAAAAAATATTGAAAGACATTCAGGAACGGCGTGTGGATATCCTTGTTGGAACACAAATTCTGGCGAAAGGACATGATTTTCCGAATCTGTCGCTGGTTAGCATCCTGAATTCCGATGCTTCACTATTCAGTACCGATTTTCGCGCGCCGGAGCGCCTGTTTGCTCAATTGATGCAGGTAGCGGGTCGAGCCGGGCGAGCCACTATTTCGGGAGAAGTTCTGATTCAAACCGAATTTCCTGATCATCCCCTATATCAGGCGCTGCGGCGGCACGATTATGATGCGCTCGCGCAAACACTCCTGGCAGAAAGGAAAACAGCGGGATTTCCACCGTATGTCTACCAGGCGTTATTGCGGGCGGAAGCGCTGCAGATTGCAGCTGCGCTGGCTTTCCTTGCCAGGGCGGCAGCCATAGCGAAAGCCCCTGAGCAAGTTGAGATATTCGATCCGGTTCCGGCGCAGATGTCCCGGTTAAAAGGAATGGAGCGCGCGCACCTGCTTATACAATCCGGCTCGCGCAAACAATTACAGGAATTTCTCTCTGGGTGGCGGTCGAAACTCGACGCGCTTTCAACACACAAGGTACGATGGACGCTGGATGTCGATCCGCTGGAGTTTTGACCGGGAATCGATGGACTAGAATCCGGCGGTTGATTGCTCATTTTTCGACGTCCGCCTGTCCCCACGGCTTAGTGAATTTCGGCGAGTAATCTGCTTGTCATTTGTTCCGCCTGGCGAAGATATCCGCCGCCGAACAAGTTGAGATGGTTCAGGACGTGATACAGGTTATACAGTGTCTTCCGTATGGAGTAGCCGGAATCGAGGGGATAGGCTTCCCGGTAGGCTGCATAGAAGACCGCAGGGAATCCTCCAAAAAGTTCCGTCATGGCAATATCCGTCTCGCGATCCCCATAATAGACGGCTGGGTCAAATAACACCGGCTGACCCGTACAATCAAAACTATAGTTGCCACCCCACAAGTCACCGTGAAGAAGTGAGGCAGCCGGCCCCGTTCCTGGAAAAAAGAAATCCAGCTGCGTCAGCAGTTGCTCACCCTGAGTCTGCAATTTTCCGGTGTAGCCATTAATCCGGGCAAGTTGTAATTGATAGCCCAAACGTTGCTCGCGCCAGAACTGTATCCAGTTGGGAGAATAGCTATTGATTTGCGGCGTGGCGCCGATGACGTTATCACGCATCCATCCGAATTTTTCAAAAGAGACACGATGCATCGCAGCCAGTTGTGCGCCCAAGGCTGCAGCGCCGCTACTGGAAACATTACCCATTTCCAAATACTCCAGCACCAGCCATGCTCTGGATTTATTTTTCCCACAGCAGACCGGTACTGGAACACGCAATGTATGGGAGCGTTGAATTTCTTGCAGGCCTGCCGCTTCCGCCTGAAATATTGACAGGCTGTCGGCATTGTTCAGTTTGACGAAAAATTGCCGGCCTGCACCTTCAATCCGATGCGTTTCGTTGATGCAACCGCCGCCAATGGAAGCGGTTTTCTCCACAACGAACGGAAGGCCGGTGGAATTTGAGATTTGTGCGGCAACATCAGCCCAAGGTAGCATAAGCGAATGCCGGAGTATCGTTTCAGGACAACCACTTCCTTGCCCGCCGGATGGCTGCCCTCACCTGTGCCGGTGCTGTTCCGCCAATATGACTACGACTATTTATCGAGCCCTCCAGGGTTAGTACAGCGTAGATATCGCTATCGATCAACCGCGAGAATTTTTGCAATTCCGGGAGAGACAGCGCGCTCAGGTCCCGGCCGCTCTTGTCGGCGAAGCGCACCGCTTGGGCTACCGCCTCGTGCGCTTCGCGAAAAGGCAATCCTTTTTTTGTCAGGTAGTCGGCCAGATCGGTAGCCGTGGCGTAACCACGCATTGCGGCGTTGCGCATTACCTCCTGGTTGACGCGCACGCCGGTCAGCATATCGGCGTAGATGCGCAGCGTGTCAATAAGCGTTTCCACCGTGTCAAAAAGAGGTTCCTTGTCTTCCTGGTTGTCTTTATTGTAAGCCAGCGGCTGACCTTTCATCAGCGTCAGCAAGGCAACCAGGTGCCCGTTGACGCGCCCGGTTTTGCCCCGCACCAGTTCCGGCACGTCCGGATTCTTTTTTTGCGGCATGATGGATGAGCCGGTACAGAACCGGTCGGCGAGATCAATGAAGCCAAATGATGGATTCATCCATAAAATCAATTCTTCCGATAGCCGGGACAGATGCGTCATGATCAGCGCCGCGCCGGCACAGAACTCGATGGCAAAATCCCGGTCGGAAACCGCGTCCAGCGAATTTTCGCAAACCCCGTCAAATCCCAGTTGTTGCGCCACCGCCTTGCGATTGATGGGATAACTGGTCCCCGCCAGCGCCGCCGCGCCCAACGGCAGCTTGTTCACGCGCCTCCGGCAATCGGATAATCGTTCGACATCGCGCTTCAGCATTTCAAAATATGCCATGAGATGATGACCGAAGACAACCGGCTGCGCCACCTGCAAATGAGTGAAACCAGGCATCACGGTATCCACATGCCGTTCGGCGAGGTCAAGCAATGCGCGCTGCATACCCTGGATAAGCCCGATGATATCGTCTATCGCGGCACGCAGATAAAGCCGCACATCGGTGGCGACCTGATCGTTACGTGATCGCGCGGTATGCAGCCGTTTGCCGGCATCGCCGATCAGCGTAGTGAGCCGTTTCTCGATATTGAGATGTACGTCTTCCAGTTCCAGGAGCCAGACGAATTCACCGCTGCGGATTTCGTCACGAATCAAGCCAAGGCCGGATTCGATGGCAGCCAAATCCCCCGCATCGATGATGCCTGCGCCAGAAAGCATCCGGGCGTGAGCAAGCGATCCCTGGATATCGTATTCCGCCAGCCTGCGATCAAAACCAACCGATGCGGTATAACGCTGCACCAGTTCCGAAACCGGCTCATCGAACCGCCCCGACCAGGTGTTCCCTTTTTTTTCAGCCGATGTGCTTTTCTTTTTTGAAGTTGCCATATCCTAAATCCGGCAGTTGCCGCTTATCATCCTAAATTCGGCAGTTGATCGCATATTCTTCAGTTTAATATTATGATTTATAAATATGCTTACCTAAATCGATCTTCATCTTCTGGGCGACCGCGCCACATGGTATTCAGCCGCTGGATTCAGGCCGAAGAACGAGTATAAATCAAAATAACTTTCCTTACGTCCTGCAGGATTTCCATATCGGGGGACTTTGCGGCATTCAAAATATCCATGTGACAAGGGATGGCGCATTACCCATCCAGATGGGTCTGGAATACCAGTCCGGCATGCTCTCGCAGCCTATGGAACTGAATCAGCCTCCAGCTCTCCTGCGCGACACTCAGTTCCGCTCCGAATGAGGCCAGAAAGGTAGGCGCGTCCACCGCATCATAGGCCACCCGGTGCGCGTTGGTATCAATGAACCGCTTCAGTTCGCGTGGATCATCGGACGTGACCCAGCGCGCCATCTGGTACTTTGCCGAAGCGAGACGGGCATCTACGCCATACTCGTGCTTGAGCCGGTGCGCCACCACTTCAAACTGCAATGTGCCCACCGCACCCAACAGCAAAGCACCTCCGGCATGGGGCCGAAATACCTGGATCGCCCCCTCTTCACCCAACTGGGTAAGTCCCAATTTGAGCTGCTTGCTGCGCATTGGATCGGCAATTTCCACCGTCTGGAAGATTTCAGGTGCGAAAAATGGCAAACCGGTAAACTGCAAGCGCTCACCTTGCGTCAGTGTATCTCCCAACTGCAACGTTCCATGATTGGGAATGCCAATAATATCGCCGGAGTAGGCGATATCAAGCAACTCGCGCCGCTGTGAGAGAAAGGATACTACGCCGTTGGTACGGATATCCTTATCGCTACGTACAACCCTGAGGTTCATTCCGCGCTCGAAGCGGCCCGAACAGATCCGCACGAAGGCGATGCGATCCCGGTGTGCGGGATTCATGTTCGCCTGAATTTTGAATACAACACCTGAAAACATCGATTCCGCAGGTTGCACCTGACGCTGTAAGGCTTGGCGCGATCCGGGTGATGGCGCAAGATCGACCAGTGCGTCAAGTACTTCGCGTACGCCAAAATTGTTGATGGCCGAGCCAAAAAATACCGGGGTCTGCTCACCGGCGAGGAAAGCCACGTGACTGAATTCTGGCGAGGCGCCACGTATCAGCTCAATTTCCTGCCGAGCCTGGGCAACATTCTCCGTGAAACGTAGCGCGATTTCGGGATTATCCAGGCCTTCGATAATTTCGTCCTGTTCATCCAGTCTATCCGCACCTGGGCGAAAAACGCGCATGCGGTCGCGCCGCAAGTCGAATACACCATGAAAACTGCGGCCCATACCCAGCGGCCAGGTAAAAGGTACCGCCGTCATATTCAACGTCCGTTCGATTTCGTCAATGAGGTCGAGCGGTTCCCGTACTTCACGATCCATTTTGTTCACGAAAGTGAGGATGGGCGTATTACGCGCACGGCACACTTCCAGCAGACGCAATGTCTGGGCCTCCACGCCATTGGCGGCATCGATCACCATCAACGCCGCGTCCACCGCGGTCAGCACCCGGTAGGTATCTTCGGAAAAATCCTGGTGACCCGGCGTATCCAGCAAATTGATGACGCAACCCCGGTACTCCATCTGCATCACGGAGCTGGCGACTGAAATACCCCTTTGCTTCTCGATCTCCATCCAGTCCGAGGTGGCATGACGGCTCGCTTTGCGCGCCTTGACGCTGCCGGCGATATGAATGGCGCCGGCAAACAGCAACAACTTTTCCGTCAGCGTCGTTTTACCCGCATCCGGGTGCGAAATTATGGCAAACGTGCGCCGACGCGCCACTTCCTGATCGACCGCCATCAAATATTCCTCATGCTGAATCTTGTTCCTGTGGGTAAAGGTAGCACCGCGCCGTGTGCGTTGGACTGAATGCGCTTGTTCCGGGGTAATGCTCCCGGCATATCGGCATGACGTGCGGACAACGAGGATGAAAGTGGCAGCCGGATGGCGGATTGGCTGGAGAAGGCAGATCTCCATGCAGGTGGATGATCTGGCGCTTTGATGCGAGATCAATGACAGGTACCGCCGACAGCAGCGCCTGAGTATAGGGATGCCTGGGATGATCCAATACTTCATCCACCCGCCCCTGTTCCACGATTCTTCCCAGATACATCACCGCCACCTCGTCGGCGACATACTCCACCACCGAGATATTATGAGTGATGAATAGATATGCCAGTCCCAGGTTGCCCTGCAAATCCTTCAGCAGATTCAGGATCTGTGCCTGTACCGATACATCCAGCGCACTGGTGGGCTCGTCGCAAACAATCAGCCGAGGATTGACCGCCAGGGCGCGGGCAATGGCGATACGCTGGCGCTGGCCCCCGGAGAACTCGTGCGGATAGCGCCATTTGGTCTCTGGCGGCAACCCGACACTTTCCAGCAGTGCATCCACTCTTCCTTTCTTGCCGGTGGAATGATACTCCGGATGACTTGTTGCGCTGCCGCTTTCTGCACCCAGAGCATTCATGCCTTCTTCAATGATGTCCACGATACGCATCCGCGGGTTGAGTGACGAATAGGGGTCCTGAAAGATGAGCTGAAGTTCAGCACGCATCTTCCGCAAGCGATTGCGTTCCATCCCCACGAGTTCAAGCCCGTTATAGCGCACACTGCCCGCGGATGGCGGAATCAACTGCAGAATACCCTTGCCGGCCGTCGTCTTGCCACAGCCGGATTCTCCCACCAGCGCCAGCGTCTTGCCCTGCTGAATCGCCAGCGAGACGCCATCCACCGCCTTGACATATCCGGTAATACTTCTCATCAGCCCCTTATGTATCGGGAAATAAACCTTGAGACCGGTAACGGACAGTAAGCAGGAGCTGGAATCCAGTGATTCAAAAACCAATGCCGGTTGAGGACTTGACTCCGCTGGTCTCTCAGCGTCCTGAGCTGTGGCTTTGAAGCGCTGATTCCCGAATTCCGGGCCCTGAACGCTGGGACTGGTATCCTCGTTAAAGAGATGACATCTCACCTGGTGTCCGCCGGCCACGACGTTCCACCTCGGCGCGATCTCATGACACAGTTCCCACGCACGGTCACATCGGTCGGCAAAACGACAGCCGGTAAATTCGCGTGACAGCGGGGGGACATTTCCGCCAATCGCCGCCAGCCGCAGTCCTCGCTTGCGCACGACCTTGCCCGGCAGGGAAGCGAATAATTTCTGCGAATAAGGATGTGCCGGCCCGCTAAAAAAATCTTCGCGAGTCGCTGTCTCTACAATTTCACCCGCGTACATGACCGCCACTCGATGCGCCATTTGCGCCGCCACCGCGAGATCGTGAGTGATGAGCAGGATCGCCATGCCATCGCGTTTCTGCAAACCGCGCATCAGATCCAGCACCTGGGCCTGAATGGTGACGTCCAGCGCGGTAGTCGGCTCATCGGCAATGAGTAGCTCAGGCTCTCCAGCCAGCGCCATGGCAATCATCATCCGCTGCTTCATTCCACCCGAAAACTGGAAGGGATATTCATTCATGCGGCGTGCCGCATCCGGTATACCCACCTGGTTCAATATCTTCAGTACGCGTTCTTGTACCGCCATACCGCTTAAATTGAAATGCCGCCGCAATACCTCGCCAATCTGGTCCGCCACCGTCATTACCGGATTCAAACTTAGCATCGGCTCCTGAAATATCATGCTGATGCGCTTCCCGCGGATATCGCGCATAGCGGCTTCCGGCAACAGAAGCAGATCCTCCTCGCCGATCCTGACGGACCCCGCCACAATCTCTCCCGCATCTGGCAACAGCCGCATAACCGAGAGGGCCGTCATGGATTTTCCACAACCGGACTCCCCCAGTAATGCAAAGGTCTCGCCCCTCAGGATTCGCAGCGTAAGCCCATCTACCGCCCATATCGGTGCCTCTCCTGTGTGGAGGACGGTCTCGAGATTATCAATCTGTAACAGGGGATTCATGGCTGGGAGGAACCTTCAACCGTAGAGGAAACGGATTGGGGCTCCGATTTCTTCCCACGTCCCCGGCGACGCGATATTACCGCCTTTGCCGGCCACGTTTTCGCTCGTGGATCAAAGGCATTCTGTACCGCATCAGCAAAAAGATTGGCGCTCAATACCAGCGCGAACATGAAACTGAAGGCCGCAAGCAATGCCCACCACACCATCGGTTCACGCGCCATTTCCAGTCGCGCGGCGTTGATCATGGTGCCAAAACTGATCATGGAAGGGTCGACGCCGACGCCCACATAAGACAGTACAGCCTCCGCCAGAACCAATCCGCTGAAATCCATCACGGTGGCAATCAGCACGATATGCATCACATTGGGAAGGATGTGGCGGCTGATGATACGCCAATGGGAGACGCCGAAGGCATGGGCCGCCTGAATATATTCCATCTCTCGCAGCTTCAGGGTTTCACCGCGCAGCAACCGGCATAAGCCGGTCCAGCTGGTGACTCCGAGTATGATGCAAAGAAACAGCAGGCGCAGGTCGGCGCGCGCGGCAATGGTATCGAACAACTCGGGGCGTGTTTCTATATAGACCTGCATCATCAATACCGTGGCTGCAATCAGCAGGACGCTCGGGATTGAGCTCAGCGTGGTGTACAGGTATTGAATGACATCATCCACCCAGCCACGAAAATAGCCAGCCATAATGCCCAGGAGCAGCGCGAACGGCAGCATCATCAGCGTGGTGAGCGTTCCAATCACCAAACCCGTGCGGATGCTTTTGAGCGACTGATAAAATACGTCCTGCCCCACCTTATCGGTGCCAAATATATGGTAACTGCCGGACAATGCCAGCGCAGCACCGCAGAACAGTAATATGAACGCAAGCGTGATGTATACCGCGTTCCATGGAACCAGGGTGGTGCCGCGCCAGACGGCGGAAAACACTGACGAGAATTTTTCACCGCTACGGCGCGCCAGCAGCCTGGTCAAGGAAACCACCACGATACCCCATAGGAGAAGGCCCAAACCTCCACCCACTCCTGCCTTCCGGGCCACATCGGCGGCAAGCTCAGACTCGGGATCCTGCAAATGCGCGCCGCCGAATTGCAACCGGGGAAATTCCCGCACCTGCCGGCCGTCCGGAAGCTCTGTTGTTTCCCTGGCATAAAGAAATGCGGCAAAGGGCGCGGAATAAGTTTTCTCCACGCGCGTCCGCAAAGGGGCTGCAATCACATCAAGCAGGCTTAGCACTTCCACGCCGTATGCTTTTTCGCCGTTGCCGCTGTGACTATTCTCGATGGCGGGACGCATATGTACCGTATCGAGTAATCCCACGGCAATAAAGAATACCAGAACCGTAAGCGCCGCCATTCCGCTCGCACTGTGCCCCACACGCCGCCATGGCGCCAGAAGATACTCGTTGCGCCGCACGTGCCAGACAAAGACGATTATCACCGCCACCAGCAGGTAGACGAGTGCGTCTGTCCAGAGAATTACCGGTTTGAAGGACATTATCCTAAATCCGGCGGTTGGACGGGATGAAGCCTGCGGTTTTTAGGGTACAGGGTAAGGCGCAACGATGCGGAATGCGACCGCGCAGGGCGGAGCGGTTCCTTCCGAAGGAAGATGCGACCCCATAGCGGGATGTAGGGCGCCCAACGAGAGCGCGGGCATCCCCTACGCTGCCCGATCCCCGCTTCACGGGGCCCCTCGTGCGACGCTTCGGGGGGCCATTCCATTCCAAGGAGTTGCAACGCAGCCCTGCGTCGCAAAAATCGTGTAATCTGCCCCGTAGTGAACTCACCCAGGTGAAGATTGATTGAGACGAAACAGCTTTGTAAATCATAATATTAAACTGAAAAATGGCGATCAACTGCCAGATTTAGGATTATAGAGTCATCATGCCAATCTCACCCTGGGATCTACCAGCGTATAGGAAATATCCGTCAATATCAGTCCGACGATATAGAGCAGCGATCCCAGAAAGACCATGGCGCGCACCACGGCAAAGTCCTGTGAGTTGATTGCATCGATGGTATAGCTGCCCAATCCGGGAATGCCGAAAAATGACTCGGCGATCAGGCTTCCCAGAAATAGCAGCGGAATCAGTACCACCGCGCCGGTAAGTATCGGAATCATTGCATTCCTGAGCACATGCCTGAATAGCACAAGGCTTTCAGACAATCCCTTGGCGCGCGCGGTGCGAACGTAATCCTTGCCCATTTCCTCAAGGAAAATGGTGCGATACCAGCGGGTGCTGGCGCCCGCACCGCTAATCACGCCGACGATAACCGGCAGCAGCAGGAATTTAACGGCATTCAGGCCGCTCCCATAACCTGAAATGGGCACCAGATGCCACATCTTGCTGATCAAAAACTGGCCGCCAATGATATAGAACAAACTGGAGATGGACATCAGGGCGACGCATAGTACCACACCCCAGAAATCCACGTAGGTGGCCCGGAAAAATACCATTGCCAGCGCAAAAAATATGTAGACCACCAATCCCAGCAGGAACACGGGCAGCGCGATGGCGAGGCTGGGCATCATGCGTGTCTTGATTTCATGAGCAATGTCACGTCCGTCGTCGGCCCGTCCAAAATCAAAGGCAAACATGGCCACCGACTTCTCGAAGAAAATAGTGCGCGTGAATTTTGCCACACCTGGCATCGTATCGTTAAACATGAGCGGCTTATCATACCCACGCTCCTGCTTCCATTTGGTAATGGCCTCGGGTGTGACGCGCTTGATTCCCAGTTGCATCCTCGCCATATCGTCGGGGCTGTTAACCACAAAGAACAGCGTAAAAGTGATCAGATTCACACCGATCAGGATGGGAATGGCATAAAGCACGCGCCGAATGATGTAATTAAGCAACGCCGCCTCTTGACTCCGGAATCCCGGCCTGTGATTCCCTACTCCTGATTCCTGCGCTTCGCTCCCTGCGGCGGTAAACGGCCACGGCCGGGACCAAGCCTACCGCCAGCACGATCAATCCCAGCACAATGGGCCACAACACCGGCTCATTCCATTCGCGCCGCTTCTGATCCCGCAACCCCGCATCTACCCGGAAGTACTTGATGTTGTTGTGCGATAGTCTGTTCGGCTTAACATTGCCGTACCAGGCGTGATAAAGCCCATAGTCCTTGGGGTGATATCCCCAAAGCCAAGGCGCATCGTGCCGCAGGATGTCGATCATACGATCGATGATTTGCTGGCGTTCGGGACTGTTTTCCATATTCTTCATTTTCTCGAACAACCGGTTATACTCGGGATTGGAGTAATTGGAGGCATTCTCGCCTTCATTGCCGACTTTCTGTTGCGGACCGTACAACAGGAACAGGACATTCTCGGGATCGGGATAATCAACATTCCAGCCCCACTCGAAGATTTGTGCATTGCCCTTGCGTATCTTGTCCTGGAAGCGGTTGTAATCGGTGCTGCGAACCACCAGCTGGATGTTGAGTTTCTGGAATTGTTTACGCATCCAGTCGAGACTGGATTTATCGTCGACACCTCGGGCGGTCACATCGAAATACAGCACCAGCGGTGCGCCGGTTTTCGCGTTCATACCGTTGGGATAGCCCGCCTCGGCCAGCAACGCCTTGGCGGCTTCGATCGGTTTGCGCCGCGGCCGCCCGTTTAGCCAATCGTAGACCACCGGGTTAATTCCGTCCTTGCCCTCACGATGGCCGGCAATACCCGGTGGAATAGGGCTTTGGGCCGGGATACCGCGGCCATTGGCAAATATCGAAACATATTCTTCGTAATCCACCGCGATTGAAATGGCCTGGCGCAATTTTCTGGCGGACTCGCGCTCTTGCCGGGTCACGCCGCCGACCACCGGGTCCAACATATTGAAACCCATGTAGTTCGTGGAAGTCGCTATAGCGGTTTCGAGCCGGATACCCTGTTGCTTCATCGCCTCCGTTACGGACGCTTCCCCCTGGCCCGTCAGTTGCACCGCCTGATCGAAACTGTCGGAGCCAATGCCCGAAGCATCATAGTACCCCTGAAGGAATTTGTTCCAGCGCGGGATACTTTCCTTATCACGACTGGATATAACCTTGTCGATAAAGGGCAGGGGCTTGCCCGCATCCGCGAGCAACCCTGCCTGCACATCCTCCGGCATGCCTTCCGAGGGATAGGCCTCGCCGTGGAAATTGGGATTTTTTTCCAATACCATCATGCGGTTGGGATCATTTTCGGTGAGCATATAAGGACCGGTACCCACAGGATACCAATCAAAGGTGATATTTTTTTCAGCCAGCCCTTTTTGGGTATAGAAACGCTCCGCCTCCCATGGGATGGGCGCGAAAAAAGGCATTGCCAACCAGTATATGAACTGGGGATATTTACCCTTGATCTTGATTCGATAGGTGTAACGGCTCACCGCTTCCGCGCCTTCCAGCGAATAATTGTTCAAATCCAGATAGGCATCGCCGGCCTGCCCGTCGAGCCGCGCCACGACGGCACTCTGAAGCGTTATGGAGTACTCCTTGAGACCTACGATGTAGTCCGCCATCAGGCCGAAAATTGGCGAATGCAATTTGGGATGCGCCAGTCGCTTGATTTCGAAAACATAATCTTCGGCCGTCAATTCGCGGGAACCGGTGTGACGAAAATCGGACAGCTTATAAACCCCGGTCAGATCCTCTGCGGTGAGACTGTGATAAAGAAATCCTCCCTGCTCATTCTTGGCGAAGGCCGGGTGAGGCTGATACTGGATGCCGGGCTTGATCGAGATTTCATAAATCGTATAGGCGATTTGTGCGGCATCCACGCTGTCGTGCAGACGCTTTCCATCCTTGTCGAAATATTGCGCAACGGGCATTTCCGCAGCCGCCGATGGAATGAGCGTATAGGGACGTTTGAGGTAATGATATTGCAGCGGCGGTTCATAGATCTGCGCCGTCAGCAGGATTTCGTTGGAGCTGTATGACTGCACGGGATCAAGGTGCTTTGGACGTTCGGCAAAAGCGGTGTAGAGAATATTCTTCCCCGCATCGGCCGCCGGATAGGGACTGTTCCACGAATTACCGCTGCAGGCGCAAATGAAGACCACAAGCGATACCGGCAGATATTTGGATAGAGCCTTCATTGATGCGATAGTGTAGCGTAAATATCAGAAACGGAAATGACGCTTCAACTCCGGCGACTTTCATGATTCTACAAGCAGGAGAGACTTGAAGCTATAATCCCAATCCAGCAGTTGACCATTCATTTCTCACTCATTTTTCAGCTGGGCACCATGATCCACAAAGTTTTTTGCGCCATTTGGCCTTCATCTTTTTGGTGAGTTCGCTAGTGAGTGGGTTGCATGATTTTTGCGGCAGAGGGCTGCGTTGCAATTCTTGGAATGGAATAACCATTCCGCGTCATTGTGCCTTGCCCTGCACCTCAGAAACCATGCACTCTCCTTCGTCCAACTGCCGGATTTAGGATAAATTCCCCAAACTTCACTACTCCAAGGATATGACATGAAACTTCTCGCTGGTAAACGCATCCTCATCACCGGACTGCTCAGTAACCGCTCCATTGCCTATGGCATTGCAAAAGCCATGCATCGCGAGGGCGCGCAACTGGCCTTTACCTATCAGGGAGAAGGGATACGCGAACGAGTGGAAAAAATAATCACTGAATTCGAGAGTGATTTGCTGTTTCCCTGTGACGTTTCCAGCGATGATGAGATCACCCGCTGTTTTGATGATTTAGGAAAATATTGGGATGGCCTCGATGGCATCGTTCATTCGATCGCCTTTGCCCCGCGAGAGGCATTGAGTGGAGATTATCTCGAAAGCGTAAACCGTGAAGCCTTCCGCATTGCTCACGATGTCAGTTCCTACAGTTTTGCAGCCCTGGCAAAAGCGGCGATGCCGTTGATGCAAGGCAGGAATGGCTCGCTGCTTACGCTTACTTACCTCGGCGCGGTCAGGGTTATGCCGAATTACAATGTAATGGGCTTGGCGAAAGCCAGTCTTGAGGCTAATGTGCGCTTCATGGCATCCAGCCTTGGGCCCAAGGGAATACGCGTCAACGCAATTTCCGCCGGCCCGATCAAAACCCTGGCGGCGGCAGGAATTGGTAATTTCGGAAAACTGCTGAACTATACGGAGAAAGCCGCGCCATTACGACGTAATGTTTCCATTGCAGAAGTCGGCAACGTCGCAGCCTTTCTGTGTAGCGATCTGGCTAGCGGCATTACCGGCGAAATTACCCACGTCGATGCAGGATTTAACATAATCGCTTTTGATATCAGCGAAGCTTGATCTTTGAAAAAACTCTGAGCAAATTCCGCAGAGTTGCCGGCAAAGCACTCCGGGAAGAATTCATTCAGAGGTTCCCTGGC
This window encodes:
- the argH gene encoding argininosuccinate lyase, whose translation is MATSKKKSTSAEKKGNTWSGRFDEPVSELVQRYTASVGFDRRLAEYDIQGSLAHARMLSGAGIIDAGDLAAIESGLGLIRDEIRSGEFVWLLELEDVHLNIEKRLTTLIGDAGKRLHTARSRNDQVATDVRLYLRAAIDDIIGLIQGMQRALLDLAERHVDTVMPGFTHLQVAQPVVFGHHLMAYFEMLKRDVERLSDCRRRVNKLPLGAAALAGTSYPINRKAVAQQLGFDGVCENSLDAVSDRDFAIEFCAGAALIMTHLSRLSEELILWMNPSFGFIDLADRFCTGSSIMPQKKNPDVPELVRGKTGRVNGHLVALLTLMKGQPLAYNKDNQEDKEPLFDTVETLIDTLRIYADMLTGVRVNQEVMRNAAMRGYATATDLADYLTKKGLPFREAHEAVAQAVRFADKSGRDLSALSLPELQKFSRLIDSDIYAVLTLEGSINSRSHIGGTAPAQVRAAIRRARKWLS
- a CDS encoding ABC transporter ATP-binding protein gives rise to the protein MNPLLQIDNLETVLHTGEAPIWAVDGLTLRILRGETFALLGESGCGKSMTALSVMRLLPDAGEIVAGSVRIGEEDLLLLPEAAMRDIRGKRISMIFQEPMLSLNPVMTVADQIGEVLRRHFNLSGMAVQERVLKILNQVGIPDAARRMNEYPFQFSGGMKQRMMIAMALAGEPELLIADEPTTALDVTIQAQVLDLMRGLQKRDGMAILLITHDLAVAAQMAHRVAVMYAGEIVETATREDFFSGPAHPYSQKLFASLPGKVVRKRGLRLAAIGGNVPPLSREFTGCRFADRCDRAWELCHEIAPRWNVVAGGHQVRCHLFNEDTSPSVQGPEFGNQRFKATAQDAERPAESSPQPALVFESLDSSSCLLSVTGLKVYFPIHKGLMRSITGYVKAVDGVSLAIQQGKTLALVGESGCGKTTAGKGILQLIPPSAGSVRYNGLELVGMERNRLRKMRAELQLIFQDPYSSLNPRMRIVDIIEEGMNALGAESGSATSHPEYHSTGKKGRVDALLESVGLPPETKWRYPHEFSGGQRQRIAIARALAVNPRLIVCDEPTSALDVSVQAQILNLLKDLQGNLGLAYLFITHNISVVEYVADEVAVMYLGRIVEQGRVDEVLDHPRHPYTQALLSAVPVIDLASKRQIIHLHGDLPSPANPPSGCHFHPRCPHVMPICREHYPGTSAFSPTHTARCYLYPQEQDSA
- a CDS encoding fructosamine kinase family protein, whose amino-acid sequence is MLPWADVAAQISNSTGLPFVVEKTASIGGGCINETHRIEGAGRQFFVKLNNADSLSIFQAEAAGLQEIQRSHTLRVPVPVCCGKNKSRAWLVLEYLEMGNVSSSGAAALGAQLAAMHRVSFEKFGWMRDNVIGATPQINSYSPNWIQFWREQRLGYQLQLARINGYTGKLQTQGEQLLTQLDFFFPGTGPAASLLHGDLWGGNYSFDCTGQPVLFDPAVYYGDRETDIAMTELFGGFPAVFYAAYREAYPLDSGYSIRKTLYNLYHVLNHLNLFGGGYLRQAEQMTSRLLAEIH
- a CDS encoding peptide chain release factor 3, translated to MAVDQEVARRRTFAIISHPDAGKTTLTEKLLLFAGAIHIAGSVKARKASRHATSDWMEIEKQRGISVASSVMQMEYRGCVINLLDTPGHQDFSEDTYRVLTAVDAALMVIDAANGVEAQTLRLLEVCRARNTPILTFVNKMDREVREPLDLIDEIERTLNMTAVPFTWPLGMGRSFHGVFDLRRDRMRVFRPGADRLDEQDEIIEGLDNPEIALRFTENVAQARQEIELIRGASPEFSHVAFLAGEQTPVFFGSAINNFGVREVLDALVDLAPSPGSRQALQRQVQPAESMFSGVVFKIQANMNPAHRDRIAFVRICSGRFERGMNLRVVRSDKDIRTNGVVSFLSQRRELLDIAYSGDIIGIPNHGTLQLGDTLTQGERLQFTGLPFFAPEIFQTVEIADPMRSKQLKLGLTQLGEEGAIQVFRPHAGGALLLGAVGTLQFEVVAHRLKHEYGVDARLASAKYQMARWVTSDDPRELKRFIDTNAHRVAYDAVDAPTFLASFGAELSVAQESWRLIQFHRLREHAGLVFQTHLDG